Proteins encoded in a region of the Onychostoma macrolepis isolate SWU-2019 chromosome 20, ASM1243209v1, whole genome shotgun sequence genome:
- the LOC131527261 gene encoding rho-related GTP-binding protein RhoB, with translation MASIRKKLVVVGDGACGKTCLLIVFSKDEFPEVYVPTVFENYVADIEVDSKRVQLALWDTAGQEDYDRLRPLSYPDTDVILMCFSVDSPDSLENIPEKWVPEVKHFCPNVPIILVANKKDLRSDDNVRSELSRIKQEPVRTEDGRAMAARIGAQDYMECSAKTKEGVREVFETATRASLQKRPRPPAGCLNCCRLI, from the coding sequence ATGGCGAGTATTCGTAAAAAGCTGGTGGTAGTTGGGGACGGGGCATGTGGGAAGACTTGTCTGTTAATCGTTTTCAGCAAAGATGAATTTCCAGAGGTTTATGTGCCCACCGTTTTTGAAAACTACGTCGCGGACATTGAAGTTGACTCCAAACGAGTTCAGCTGGCTTTATGGGACACGGCGGGGCAGGAGGATTACGACCGACTGAGACCCTTGTCCTATCCGGACACCGATGTCATCCTCATGTGCTTCTCCGTGGACAGCCCGGACTCTCTGGAAAACATTCCAGAAAAGTGGGTGCCGGAAGTGAAACACTTCTGTCCTAATGTGCCCATAATTTTGGTGGCGAATAAGAAAGATTTGCGGAGCGATGACAATGTGAGAAGTGAGCTGTCGAGAATTAAACAGGAACCAGTGAGAACAGAGGACGGACGCGCCATGGCTGCTCGCATCGGAGCGCAGGACTACATGGAGTGCTCTGCCAAAACCAAAGAGGGGGTTCGGGAAGTGTTTGAGACCGCCACTCGAGCATCCTTACAGAAGAGACCAAGACCACCCGCTGGCTGTTTGAATTGTTGCCGActgatttga